The nucleotide sequence CGTGCTGGATGTGCGCTCGACGCCGGCCGGCGCGCGGGTCATCCAGGAGGACACGGGGGAGACGCTGGGTGTCACGCCGCTCCAGCTCACCGTGTCGGAGCCCCGCGCCCTGCGCTTCGAGCTCCGGGGCTACCAGCCGGCGGAGGCCACGGCGCGGCCCGAGGAGGGCGCCCACGTCGCGGTGACGCTGAACCCCAACAAACCCGCGACGAAGGGCGGCAGGGGTACGGCAACACCCAGGCGAGGCGATAGACTCACCAGCCCCGATGCCACACTCGATCCTTTCCGGAAGTAGCTGGCTGCTCATCGCCCTGCCCCTGCTCGCCGCGTCCGCCGCCGCCACGCCGCCGAAGCAGGGCACCGGGAAGGAAGACCCCAAGGCCGCCGCCCGCGTGCTCTTCGACTCCGCGCAGCGCGAGTACGACCTGGGGAACTTCGAGGTCGCACTGGGCGGCTACTCGGAGGCCTACCGGCTGATGCCGGCGCCCGCGCTGCTCTTCAACATCGGCCAGTGCCACCGTCAGCTCGGCCAGTACGAGCGCGCCGCGTTCTTCTACCGCCGCTACCTCGCGCTCGAGCCCGACTCACCGGATGCCCCGCTCGTCGTCGAGCTCATCCAGACGGTGGAGGCGAAGCAGGCCGAGCTCGACGCGCAGAAGCCGAAGCAGGGCACGCCACTGGAGGTGCCCCTGACGCCGGCCCCCCAGGCGGAGCGCCCGCCTTCCGGGCCCGCCTTCCTGCGCAACCGCTGGTTCTGGGCGGGAGTGGGCGTCGTCGCAGTCGGGGCGACCACCGCGGTGCTGCTCACGCGCTCGAATGAGCCGCGCGCCAACCTGGGCACGGTGACGGTGCCATGAGCCGCTTCACCCGGGGGCTCCTCGCGCTGCTGCTGGCCTGCACCGTCTCCTGCGGTGACGACGGGACGTCGCTATTCCTGCGCGTCGAGGGCGCGGACAGCGCCACCCAGCTGGAGGTTCGCGGCCTGCGCGAGGGCGAGCCCTGGTTCGGCCCCGAGCGCCGCCCCGAGCAGGAGGGCACGCCCTTCTCCGGCGAGCAGACGCTGCGCCTGCGCTTCAACGCCCCGCCCGACGTCCCCTTCCAGTTGGAGGTGGACGCGCTCGCCAACGGAGTCCCCATTGCCCGCGTCGTCACCGAGGCCGTGCCGCGCAAGGGCCGCGAGGTGGAGCTCCGGCTCCAGCTGTCGCCCGTTTCCGAGGAGCCCCCGCCGGACGGCGGCACACCGGATGGCGGCAGCCCTGACGGAGGAGAGCCGGACGCGGGAGAGTCGGACGCGGGAGAGCCCGACGGTGGCGGGCCGGATGGAGGCGAGCCGGATGCGGGCAGCCCGGACTCGGGAACGCCGGACGCGGGGAGCGCTGGCTGCACCACCTGTCTCCTGAACGGCGCCTGTGTGGCGCAGACCTCGGCGGTTGCCTGCGGGGGGAGCGGCGTGGCGTGCGTCGACTGCACCACCGACGGGCGCGCCACCGTGTGCACCGCGGGCGGAGCCTGCTCGTGCGGCACCCGGGGAACCCCCTGTGGCGCAGGTGAGCGCTGCGAGGGGAATGCCTGTGTCTGCGACCCGGACACCTGCGCCGGGTGCTGCGACACGGACGGGACGGACTGCCGGACCGGCAGCGCGATGAACGCGTGCGGCACGCAGGGCGTCACCTGCGTCGACTGCAGCCAGCTCCGCGCCGACAACTGCTCCCCCACGGGGTGCCGCTGCGGGACGAGTGCTCCCTGCGGCCTCCTCACTTGCCGCAGCGGGCAGTGCACGCTCTGAGCGGCGTCGGGTGCCGCAGCGGGCCCATGCTCTGTGCACGGCGTGCTGAGCCACCGAAGCGGCCCCTGCACGCACCGAGCGGCGCGCTCAGTGCCGCACGCGAGGTGCGGGGGCGCGCACGCGCACCTCCATCTGTGCCTCCCCGGCCACCACCGTACTGAGCACCTCCTGCTGCTCGGGAGACAGCCGCGCCACGGCGCGCAGGGCGGCCACCAGCAGCACGGCCTCCATGGGGTTGGGGACGCTGATGCCGTCCGGCCCCGTCTTCAGCGGCATGGGCAGGCGCGGCACGCGGCCCGCGGCGGAGAGCGCCTCCACCGCGTACGCGGGGGACGTGTCCAGCGTGACGGCGATGGCGGGCAGCTTCGTGGCGGCGTCGCCCTGGTCTCGCGCCTGCATCTCCATCAGCATCTGCAGCGCGCCGGGCTTGAAGTACAGCGCCAGCCCCGCGCGGCCGTCCCCCGTGTGGAACACGCAGCCCTCGAAGGTGTGCGTCAGGGGCCCTGAAACCGCCACCTCGAAGGGCTGGCTGTCGTCCCAGTGCGTCCACGGCTTCGCATCCCAGTACTCCGTGCAGGCCTGCACGAAGAGCAGGGCCTTGTCCGAGCCGAGCCCGGACAGCCCCCGCTGTCCCCACGCGAGGAACGTGGCGATGGCCGCGCGCGAAGAGAGCGCCGCCTGGGGGGGCTCCTCCACCTCCACTCCCAGCTCGGCACCCGCCTCGGCCAGGGCCGGCTCGCAGCGGACGTCGGACACGTCCACTCCGTCCAGCAGCGCCCGCATTCCCTCCGCGTCTTCCGCCTCGAAGACGGGGGCGGACGGCTCACCGGTGTCGGAGATGCGCAGGTACACCTGGGTGGTGCCCTGGGTGAGGGGCACGGGGCCAAGCTTGAGCAGGTAGAGCATGGAGCCTCTAGAGGCGCCGCGCATCCAAGGCCTTGCGGACCTGGCGCAGGAGCGTCTCGATGTCGAAGGGTTTCTGGAGGAAGGGAAGGTCCGGGTACAGCCGGCGCAGGGCCATGACGTCCACCGCGCTCATTCCCAGCAGGGCCACGCCCTGGTACGCCGGCTCGGCCCGGATGCGCTGGATGAGCGCCGGCCCGTCCAGCACCGGCATCATCCAGTCGGTGAGGACGAGGTCCGGACGGAGCTCCGCCATCCGCTCCAGCGCCTCGCGTCCATGGGAGGCAGACACCACGCGGTAGCCCTCCTCACGGAGGAGGTCCGCCAGGGCCTCCAGGATGCCCTGCTCGTCATCCACCACCAGGACCGTCTCCATACGGGCGGCGCTACTCCTCGCGGTTTGTTCAGGAATGGCCACCGCCCGGATGCCGGGCAAGGCCAGTCAGCAGGGTGTCCACGTTGACGCTGAAGGGGGGCAGCACCTCGATGCCTTGTCGGGAGATGACGAACTCCCGAAGGGTGGGGTCGTAGTCGGTGTCTCGCAGCTTGAAGATGGACAGCAGCCTGCGCAGGCGCCCTTCGAGCTCCACGTGGCGCAGGAAGAAGAGGTTCTCCGCCACCGCGGAGGGCCCCGACTCCAGGGGCACGTCCAGCACCGGGCCGAAGAGCCGGGGCGTCTCCAGACCGAAGAAGGTGGTGGTCCCCTCGCAGCGCAGCTCCTGGGTGAGGGCGGCGAAGAACGAGCTCATCCGCGAGGACTCGGGCGTGGACTGGCTCATGGCGCTCAGGCCGTCCACGAACACCCGCTTCACCTTGCGCTTGCGCACGTCCGTGAGGAGCTGGTCCGCCAGCACGTCGAGGATGCACTCCGCGGGGGGCTGCCAGATGATGTTCAGCCGGCCGTCCGCCACCGCGCCCTTCAGGTCGATGCCCGCGGACGACACCTTGCTCAGCAGCCGGTTGGGCGGCTCATAGAAGCCCATGTAGAGACACGGCTCCCCCTGCCTCAGTCCCTCGGCGAGCAGGCTGCTGCCCATCAGCGTCTTGCCGACCCCAGGGGGGCCGAGCACGAGCGTGGTGGAGCCCGCGGCCAGCCCTTCCGGGAAGAGCGCGTCCAGCGAGTGGATGCCGAAGTGGATGCGGTGGGCGCCCGGGTCCGGGGGCGGCGAGCGGCGCACGCGCGCCTCCAGGCGGGGGAAGACCTCCAGCCCCGCGCTGGTGACGCGGAAGTTGTGGACGCCGGACAGCGTGGGGCTGCCCCGGAACTTGCGCACCTGGAGCTCACGCCACGAGCGCACGCCCGCGGTCCGCTCGCGCAGCTCCAGGATGCCGTCCACCATGGTGTACTCCGGGTGGATGACGGGCCCGTCGCTGGTCAGCATCAGCACGGTGAAGCGGGCCAGGCCCGCGGACACCTGCAGCTCGTGGATGAACTTCTTGAAGTCGCGGTTGCTGCCGGCCGCCTCCTGCGCCTGTACCAGCCCGTCCAGCACCAGGATGCTGGCGTTGTGGTTGCGCACCTCGCGCCGCAGCAGCTCCAGCAGCCCCGGCAGCCCCTGCTCCTCCAGCGTGCGGAAGCCGCTGACGTAGTAGACGCCCTCGGGCAGCATCGCCGAGTCGAAGAAGGCCATGTCGCGCATGTTCGCGAGCATGCGCGCGTGGGACTCGGCCAGCAGGGTGACGTAGAGGCAGCGGGCGCCCCCATGTGCCTGGTGGTAGCAGAGCTGGTTGGCGAGAAGCGTCTTCCCCGCGCCGGGCTCGCCCACGACGATGTAGACGCCAGACGGAACGAGACCGCCACCCAGCACGGAGTCGAGCCCTGGCACGCCGGTGGACACGCGCGCGTCCGGCCGCGCGGGCTGCTCGGAAGAGGACATGATGGGTGCTCATACCGTAAACGCCCCCCGCGCGCCCCAGGATTGAGGGCAGAACGTCGGACACACCAAACCCGGGCCTCCGCGCCCCCGACTCCGGGCCCACAGACGTGTCACCCGGCAGGCGCCAGGGCCGCCAGGGCCGGAGCACTCCGAGCCCCCCGCTGGCCGCCAGGGACTCTGGGCGGCGCCCGGGCGCGCGGTGCATGCGAGGCGCGCTGGGATGATGGAATGTTGAGGTTTGAAGCCTGGACCACGTGACGAGCCGGGGAGACGGGAGCGCGCCATGTCATCGAACTCACCAGACATGGCGGGCCCTCCTTCGCTTGGGAGCACGGACCTGAGGGAGAGTGCCCAGGCACTGTCGCAGGTGCAGCGCGAGCACGAGGAGCTCATCGACAGCGTCGACGGCATCGTCTGGGAGGCCGATGCGTCCTTCCGCTTCCTCCTCGTCAGCAGGCAGGCGGAGCGGCTGCTCGGGTATCCGGTGGAGCGGTGGTACCAGGAGCCGGACTTCTGGGTGAGCCACATCCACCCGGACGACCGGGAGCAGGCGGCCTCGTACTGTCGCAGTGCGGTGGAGAAGTGCCTGGCGCACGAGTTCGAGTACCGGATGATTGCCGCCGACGGACGCGTCGTGTGGCTGCGCGACATCGTCACGGTGGTGAGTGACGAAGGGCGCCCCCGGAGACTGCGCGGCATCATGGTGGACAGCACCGTGCAGCACGCGACGCAGGAGCACCTGGAGCGCACGGTGTCCGTGCTGGAGGCCACCCTCGAATCGACGGCGGACGCGCTGCTCGTCGTGGACCGCGACGGACAGGTGTTGGCCTGCAACCGCCAGTTCCAGCAACTGTGGGGAATCACCGACGCGCACCTGACCGCCGGAGACGTGCCGATGCTCCAGGCGGTGAGGGAGCGGCTGAAGGACCCGGAGCGGTTCCTGGAGCGGGTGCGGCAGCTGTACGCCAGCCCGGCGGCGGAGAGCTTCGACGTCGTCGAGCTGCGCGACGGGCGCGTGCTGGAGCGCTACTCGATGCCCAAGCGGCAGCGGGGTGCCATCACCGGCCGGGTGTGGAGCTTCCGGGACGTGTCCGCGCGAGTGCAGGCGGAGCGGGAGCGGGAGCATCTGCTGCGCGACGCCCACGAGGCCATCCAGGTGCGTGACGACTTCCTCTCCATCGCCTCCCACGAGCTGAAGACGCCGCTGACGCCCCTGCGGCTGCAGCTACAGCGGCTGAAGCAGGAGGTGGAATCGGGTCAGTCCGTCGCGCCCGGGCGCGTGGACAAGGCCCTGGGCCAGGTGCGCCGGCTGTCCGCGCTGGTGAATGACCTGCTGGACGCCTCGTGCGTGGGCGCGGGGCGGATGGAGCTGCAGCGCACGCCCCTGTCGCTCCCGGAGCTGGTGCGCGAGGTGTTCTCCGACTTCCTCGGCGTCAGCGACAGCCACGCGCTCACGTACGAGGGCCCGGACGAGGACGTCCTCATCCAGGGGGACCGGGGCCGGCTGGCACAGGTGCTGACGAACCTGCTGGAGAACGCGCTGAAGTACAGCCCGCTGGGGGGAGCGGTGCACGTCACGCTCACGCACTCTGGAGGGGACGCGGTCGTCACGGTGGCGGACAGCGGCATCGGGATTCCAAAGGAGGAGCAGGCGCACCTGTTCGAGCGCTTCTTCCGGGCGCGCAACGCCCCGGTGTCGGGCTTCGGCGGGCTGGGGCTGGGGCTCTACATCTGCCGGGACATCATCGAGCGGCACGGCGGACACATCTGGGTGGAGAGCGAGCTGGGGCGCGGCTCCGTGTTCCACGTCTCGCTCCCCGAGCTGGGCACGCGGGCGCTGCACGAAGCGCACGTCTGAAGAGCAGGCCGCCTGCTCCCGGGAGTGCCATGACAGGGGCGGGCCTTCGGGCGCCCGGTGTCATTGGGGCGTGCGACTCCGGGGTGGTGTCGGCCTTCTGGCACATGCCTACCGTGGATACAGGGCACATGGCATCGGGAGGAAGACAATGGTCCAGGCGAGCGGGCGTCGAGTCCTGGCGGGAGTGCTGGGGGCAGTCCTGCTGGGACTGGGAGGCTGTAGCTCGGGCCGCTCCAGCACGAAGGTAGACGAGGAGCTGCTGGCACGCGTGCCTCCAGAGGACATGGAGGAGGTACACAAGGCGCGGCTCACCCAGAGCAAGGCGGTGGACGAGACGACGCGCGCCCAGGTGTCGCTGGAGGACGCGAAGCGGGACCGGGACGTGGCCCGAAGCAACCTGGAGGCAGCAAAGGCGCGGCGTGAAGCGGACGAGTCGGCGCTGCTGGCGGCAAGGGCCACCGCTCAGACCCCGGACATCGCCGGGGCGGAGCGGGCGCTGCGCGAGGCGGACCTGGAGCTCTCGGCGGCGGAAGCGGACGTCGACTTCCGCGAGCGGGTGGTGACGACGCGAGAAGCGCTCCAGCAGATGCGGGAGCGGGAGCTGGCGGTGGCGGACGCGGAGCTGGCGCAGACGGAGTACCAGGCGCTCCTGCGCAGCGGAGACGTCCGGGCGAAGGAACTCTCCGGCGAGGACTTCGCGAAGGCGCTGCAGGAGGCGCGGAGCGAGGCCTGGGAACAGCAGCAGGAGGTGGACGCACTCCTCCAGCGTCAGCGGCAGGCCCAGGCCCGGTGGCAGCAACTGGACGAGCAGGCGCGGGCCTACGGTGGCAGCGGGCGTTGAGGGCCCGCCTCACGAATCCAGGCACGCGGCGCGAGGCGCGGAGTGTAGAACTGCCCTCCCCTGCCCCATCCCGGGCAAGGTCCTCACTGGAGCGCCCGCCGCGTGGAGACCCTCGTCCGCATCGCAGAAGGACTCGGCCGCTTCTCCGCGCGCTTCGTCCCGAGCGCGTTCGCCATCGCGGTGCTGCTCAGCCTCCTCACCATGGGGCTCGCCATGGGCTGGGCGGACGCCACACCGCCCAAGGTGCTCGACTCCTGGGGCAGTGGCTTCTGGGAGCTGCTCACCTTCTCCATGCAGATGGCGCTGGTCATGTTCACCGGCTACCTGCTGGCCCTCACCCGCCCGGTGCGCGCCGTGCTGGAGCGCGTGGCCGGACTGGCCCGCACACCGCGCGGCGCGGTGGCGCTCATGGCCTTCGTCTCCATGGCGCTGGCGTACATCAACTGGGGCCTGTCCCTCGTCGCCAGCGCCATGCTGGTGCGCTTCATGGCGCGGCGCCGGCCGGACGTGGACTACCGCCTGCTCGTGGCGTGCGCGTACTTCGGCCTGGGCGCCACATGGCACGCCGGCCTGTCCGCCTCGGCGCCCCTGCTGGTGGCCACCCCCGGCCACTTCCTGGAGAAGAGCATCGGCGTCCTGCCCATCGACAGGACGCTCTTCTCGCCCTTCAACCTCGGCCTCACCGTGGCCGTGGTGGGCGGGCTGACGCTGCTCGCGTGGGCGCTGCACCCGCGGCCGGAGAACGTGGTGCGCGTGGACCCGGCCGTGCTGGAGAAGCTGGGAGACTTCGTGCCGCCGGAGCGTCCGCGCGAGCGGAGCTTCGCCCTCTGGCTCGACTACTCGCCGCTGCTCAACCTCATCTTCGGCGCACTGGGGCTGCTGTGGCTCGGCCGCCACCTGTGGATGAACGGTGGCTGGCGCGCGCTCAACCTCAACGTGGTGAACTTCACCTTCCTGGTGCTGGCGGTGCTGCTGCATGCCACGCCCGCGCGGCTGCTCAAGGCCAGTGAAGAGGCCGCCAGCGTGCTGCACGGCATCGTCCTCCAGTTCCCGCTGTACGCCGGCATCTACGGCATCTTCAAGGCCACGGGGCTGACGGACCGCATCGGCGAGCTGTTCGTGTCGCTCTCCACCCGCGAGACGTTCCCCGCCATCGTCTACTTCTATAGCGGCGTGGTGAACTACTTCGTCCCCTCCGGCGGCTCCAAGTGGGCCATCGAAGCGCCCTACCTCCTCAACGCCGCGACGACGCTGGGCGTCGCGCCGGAGAAGGTGGTGCTGGCGTACGCCTGGGGCGACATGGCCACCGACCTCATCCAGCCCTTCTGGGCCCTGCCGCTGCTGGCGGTGGCCCGGTTGGAGTTCAAGGACATCCTCGGCTTCCTCCTGGTGGCCTTCCTGACTTACCTGCCGCTGGTGACGCTGGCCTTCTTCCTCTTCGGGTGAGGCTGGGCGAAAGCGGGCTATTCCGTGCTACACAGGGCCCGACAGGCGGACCCTGGGGGTCTGCCTTCACCAACACAAAACGAGGGGACCCCGAAACATGAAGAAGATGCTGACCCGAAGCCTGGTGTGCGCGGTGCTGGGAATGTCGTCGCTGGCGATGGCGCAGGATGCCGCCGAAGCCCCCGCCAAGGAGCCGGCGAAGGTCCCGAGCGCGGACTCGGTGCGTGACACCTGGAACTACTTCTACAAGGGCCAGGGCCAGGGTCCGGTGCTGGTAGAGACCAAGCTCTGCACCGAGGTGGCCAAGGACGGCCCCAACAAGTACGAGTGTGTCACCGAGGTGGGCGCCGACGGCATCAAGGCCGGCACCAACGTCATGCTGTGGCAGGCCTACCTGGTGCCGCAGGGTGACTCCATCGAGGACATCATGGTGCAGACCAAGCAGGGCAACGTCGTTCGCGAGACGAAGGACGTGAAGGTCAAGGGCGAGGGTTGGCGCGCCCGCCAGTGGACCGGCGTACGGCTGAACAAGCCCGGCACCTGGACGGTGGCGGTGATGCGCGGCGACCAGGTCCTCAAGGAAGTCCAGGTCAAGGTCAACTGAAGCCCCCGGCTCCCAAGCTCGGAGCCTGGAGCCCGAAGCACCCCGAAGTGCACGACGCCCGCTCCGAGCCGCGAAGGCCCGAGCGGGCGTCGGTGTTTCCACTGCCACCACGGAGGGCCGCCATCCGGCCCACCGTGGGCTACTCCATGAAGACGTCGAACGGGGCCACGCCGGACCAGCTGTTCTCCCGGACGTTGAAGCCGAGAAACAGCAGCAGGCCCGTGTCCCAGTCCCCCAGCAGCACGAGGAAGTGCGGCCGCTCCATGGCGTTGCCCTGCGCCGCCAACGCGGTGGCGCCGCCCGTCGTCCGCAGCCCGTAGTAGCTCAGGGGCGTGGTGCCGGTGGTGATGGGGGCCGGGAAGGCGACGCCAGTGTCCGGGCCGGTGGTGTCGCCGTACTTCACCGCGGTCGCCATGGGAGTGAAGGTGCTCCCCTTGCTGGTGCCGTTGGCCGCGACGTCGAAGTAGCCGAAGTCCACGCCCTCCGCCGGTGCGTTGGAGATGGCGTTGACCAGCCGCAGCCGCGCGTCCAGGGCGCTCGGGGTGAACCGGTCCTGGACGACGAGCATCCGGGGCGCCTGCGCGTCCGTGCCGCCCGCGCGGCCCGTCACCACCGCCAGGTAGCGCCCGCCGGCCTGGAGCGGCCCGGTGTCCGCGCTCGCGAGCACCGTGGCGTTGACGTCATCGTTCCGGGCAATCTTCAGCGTGTGCCCGGCTTCCGTGACGGGCAGGTCGCCAATGGCGGGGGAGAAGTTGAACTCCATGGCCACCGCCACCTTGGCCGTGCCCTGGAGCGCCTGGAGCAGGAGCGGGTCCTCGTCCGGCGTCGGCGGCAGGAGCGCGTTGAAGAAGTAGACCAGCGGGTCGCGCTTCAGGCGCAGGGACTGGTCCTGCCCGGCGCGGACCAACACCATGGCGGGCTGGCCTGCGTCCGGCAGCGGCCGTCGGTCGTCGCCCGTGAGGATGGCGAACCACGCGCTGCCCTCCGCCAGGGTGCCGGCCGGCACGGTGAAGAAGAGTCGCTTGCTCACCGACGGGGAGAAGCCCGTGTCACCCGAGGAGGAGATGACCAGCCGCTGGGTGGTGGCGGGGACGGAGACGCCGCCGGGCGCGTCCGCCGCGTAGGGGTTGACGGTGGCGACGGGAGAGGCCGCCGCCGACTCGAGTCCCAGGCGCCGGGTGCGTCCCTGCTCCGGGATGCTGGTCACCCGGTCCGCCGAGATGAAGCGCACCTGGGCCCGCCCGGCGGCCGGAGCATCGAAGGACTCCTTCAGGACCAGCAGCCGGGCGCGCTCCACGCGGTCCAGCTCCGTGCGGTCCGAGAAGCCCACGGCCACCAGGGTGAGCCGCTCACCGGCCTGGAGCGTGACAGCCTCCGCGGTGGCGAGCGCCGCCGCGGAAGCCCCGGCCTCCGCGTTGCGCGTGGTGAACGCGAGGGCCGTGCCTGCCGGCACCTGCTTGTACTCCGTCACCGCCTCGTCGCCCGGCGCCACCGAGTCGAACAGCTCCGTGCCGCCCTGGTACACGTCGAGCAGGTACGGCCTCCACGGCGCGCTGTCACTGTCGCTGGGGTTGTCCTTCAACCCCAGGGACGCATTCACGAAGCGGACATAGGCCACGTCCGACACCGGCGGAGGGCAGCCACCATCCGCACCGGGCGAGCCCCCATCGGCACAGGTGGGCGGCGGAGGGCACCCGCCATCCGACAGGGCCGCGCCACCATCCGCGCACGTGGGCGGAGGGCAGCTGCCGCCAGCGGTACAGCCCGCGTCCGTTCCCCCATCCGGGCCGGCATCTCCGCCAGCGTCCTCGGACCCGGCGTCCCTGCCGGCATCCACGGTTTCGGAGTCCCGGCCGGCATCCGGCACGTCATTCGGCTCATCGTCGCCGCAGCCGGTGCTGCCCAGCGCAAGGCACAGGCCCACCGCCAACAGCCATCCTCTCAAGACAGGTCTCATCACACGTGCTCCCGTTGCAGGAAGAAGGGCGGGTGTTCCGGGCCGTGGGCTCACGCCCGGCCGTCCCGGTGGCCTGACGCTCGCTGCACACGCGGCGCAGGAAGAAGGGCGGGTGCTCCGGGCCGTGGGCTCACGGCCCGGCCGTCCCGGTGGCCTGACGCTTGTTGCACTCGCTGCGCAGGAGCACGGGCGGCTTGCCCTGGGCGAGGTGGTCCCTCAGGTAGAAGTAGGCCATCACCCCGGCGTTGAACTCCGCGCGCCGCAGCCACGCCTCGTACGCCACCGAGGCGCCGCTCCGCACCGCGTCGGTGATGGGGTTGTCGAGCGTGCAGAGCTCCTTCCACATGGTGGCCCCTCCCAGCGCCCGGGGGTTGCCACTCTTGGGCTCGGAGGAGGTGCCGGTGCCGAACTTGCCCACGCGCACCAGGTCACACGCGCCGCGCGCCGCGCCGAGCATGTTGGCGCCCCACCGG is from Pyxidicoccus trucidator and encodes:
- a CDS encoding tetratricopeptide repeat protein produces the protein MPHSILSGSSWLLIALPLLAASAAATPPKQGTGKEDPKAAARVLFDSAQREYDLGNFEVALGGYSEAYRLMPAPALLFNIGQCHRQLGQYERAAFFYRRYLALEPDSPDAPLVVELIQTVEAKQAELDAQKPKQGTPLEVPLTPAPQAERPPSGPAFLRNRWFWAGVGVVAVGATTAVLLTRSNEPRANLGTVTVP
- a CDS encoding ATPase domain-containing protein, with product MSSSEQPARPDARVSTGVPGLDSVLGGGLVPSGVYIVVGEPGAGKTLLANQLCYHQAHGGARCLYVTLLAESHARMLANMRDMAFFDSAMLPEGVYYVSGFRTLEEQGLPGLLELLRREVRNHNASILVLDGLVQAQEAAGSNRDFKKFIHELQVSAGLARFTVLMLTSDGPVIHPEYTMVDGILELRERTAGVRSWRELQVRKFRGSPTLSGVHNFRVTSAGLEVFPRLEARVRRSPPPDPGAHRIHFGIHSLDALFPEGLAAGSTTLVLGPPGVGKTLMGSSLLAEGLRQGEPCLYMGFYEPPNRLLSKVSSAGIDLKGAVADGRLNIIWQPPAECILDVLADQLLTDVRKRKVKRVFVDGLSAMSQSTPESSRMSSFFAALTQELRCEGTTTFFGLETPRLFGPVLDVPLESGPSAVAENLFFLRHVELEGRLRRLLSIFKLRDTDYDPTLREFVISRQGIEVLPPFSVNVDTLLTGLARHPGGGHS
- a CDS encoding response regulator; its protein translation is METVLVVDDEQGILEALADLLREEGYRVVSASHGREALERMAELRPDLVLTDWMMPVLDGPALIQRIRAEPAYQGVALLGMSAVDVMALRRLYPDLPFLQKPFDIETLLRQVRKALDARRL
- a CDS encoding short-chain fatty acid transporter; this encodes METLVRIAEGLGRFSARFVPSAFAIAVLLSLLTMGLAMGWADATPPKVLDSWGSGFWELLTFSMQMALVMFTGYLLALTRPVRAVLERVAGLARTPRGAVALMAFVSMALAYINWGLSLVASAMLVRFMARRRPDVDYRLLVACAYFGLGATWHAGLSASAPLLVATPGHFLEKSIGVLPIDRTLFSPFNLGLTVAVVGGLTLLAWALHPRPENVVRVDPAVLEKLGDFVPPERPRERSFALWLDYSPLLNLIFGALGLLWLGRHLWMNGGWRALNLNVVNFTFLVLAVLLHATPARLLKASEEAASVLHGIVLQFPLYAGIYGIFKATGLTDRIGELFVSLSTRETFPAIVYFYSGVVNYFVPSGGSKWAIEAPYLLNAATTLGVAPEKVVLAYAWGDMATDLIQPFWALPLLAVARLEFKDILGFLLVAFLTYLPLVTLAFFLFG
- a CDS encoding PAS domain-containing sensor histidine kinase — translated: MSSNSPDMAGPPSLGSTDLRESAQALSQVQREHEELIDSVDGIVWEADASFRFLLVSRQAERLLGYPVERWYQEPDFWVSHIHPDDREQAASYCRSAVEKCLAHEFEYRMIAADGRVVWLRDIVTVVSDEGRPRRLRGIMVDSTVQHATQEHLERTVSVLEATLESTADALLVVDRDGQVLACNRQFQQLWGITDAHLTAGDVPMLQAVRERLKDPERFLERVRQLYASPAAESFDVVELRDGRVLERYSMPKRQRGAITGRVWSFRDVSARVQAEREREHLLRDAHEAIQVRDDFLSIASHELKTPLTPLRLQLQRLKQEVESGQSVAPGRVDKALGQVRRLSALVNDLLDASCVGAGRMELQRTPLSLPELVREVFSDFLGVSDSHALTYEGPDEDVLIQGDRGRLAQVLTNLLENALKYSPLGGAVHVTLTHSGGDAVVTVADSGIGIPKEEQAHLFERFFRARNAPVSGFGGLGLGLYICRDIIERHGGHIWVESELGRGSVFHVSLPELGTRALHEAHV
- a CDS encoding DUF4397 domain-containing protein, with the protein product MRGWLLAVGLCLALGSTGCGDDEPNDVPDAGRDSETVDAGRDAGSEDAGGDAGPDGGTDAGCTAGGSCPPPTCADGGAALSDGGCPPPPTCADGGSPGADGGCPPPVSDVAYVRFVNASLGLKDNPSDSDSAPWRPYLLDVYQGGTELFDSVAPGDEAVTEYKQVPAGTALAFTTRNAEAGASAAALATAEAVTLQAGERLTLVAVGFSDRTELDRVERARLLVLKESFDAPAAGRAQVRFISADRVTSIPEQGRTRRLGLESAAASPVATVNPYAADAPGGVSVPATTQRLVISSSGDTGFSPSVSKRLFFTVPAGTLAEGSAWFAILTGDDRRPLPDAGQPAMVLVRAGQDQSLRLKRDPLVYFFNALLPPTPDEDPLLLQALQGTAKVAVAMEFNFSPAIGDLPVTEAGHTLKIARNDDVNATVLASADTGPLQAGGRYLAVVTGRAGGTDAQAPRMLVVQDRFTPSALDARLRLVNAISNAPAEGVDFGYFDVAANGTSKGSTFTPMATAVKYGDTTGPDTGVAFPAPITTGTTPLSYYGLRTTGGATALAAQGNAMERPHFLVLLGDWDTGLLLFLGFNVRENSWSGVAPFDVFME